The following coding sequences are from one Limibacillus halophilus window:
- a CDS encoding ABC transporter permease subunit, translated as MAAETAIADPQIEQKPVHPIKEFWFYFKENNGAVAGLGFVVLLIFTAIFADVIAPHDPIEQYRQFAQRPPAWVDGGSWQFILGTDATGRDILSRIIHGSRYSLQIGSIVVVICLSAGICIGLVVAFAKGIADAIVMRVMDVILAVPSLLLALVVVAIIGPGLENVMIAVAVVYVPHFVRLTRAAAMSELSRDYVTASRVVGAGTLRLMFNVVLPNCMAPLIVQATLAFSTAILDAAALGFLGLGAQPPIPEWGTMLADSREFITSAWWIVTFPGLAILVTVLAINLMGDGLRDALDPRLKRS; from the coding sequence ATGGCTGCAGAAACCGCAATTGCCGATCCACAGATCGAGCAAAAGCCTGTTCACCCTATCAAAGAGTTCTGGTTCTACTTCAAGGAAAACAACGGTGCCGTTGCTGGCTTGGGCTTTGTGGTTCTGTTGATTTTTACTGCAATATTTGCAGACGTTATTGCCCCGCATGATCCGATTGAGCAGTACAGACAGTTTGCCCAACGTCCGCCTGCTTGGGTAGATGGTGGGAGCTGGCAGTTCATCCTTGGGACGGACGCCACAGGACGCGATATCCTTTCGCGGATTATTCACGGCTCACGTTACTCCCTGCAGATAGGCTCGATTGTGGTGGTCATCTGCCTGAGCGCTGGAATTTGCATCGGTCTTGTCGTTGCGTTTGCTAAAGGCATAGCCGATGCGATTGTTATGCGAGTTATGGATGTTATTCTGGCAGTGCCTAGCTTGCTGCTGGCACTCGTCGTGGTCGCTATCATTGGGCCAGGACTGGAGAATGTCATGATCGCCGTTGCCGTCGTGTACGTACCGCACTTCGTGCGTCTGACGCGCGCCGCGGCGATGTCGGAATTATCGCGCGACTATGTCACAGCGAGCCGCGTTGTCGGTGCTGGAACGCTCCGTTTGATGTTCAATGTAGTTCTTCCAAATTGCATGGCTCCACTCATTGTCCAAGCAACCCTGGCGTTTTCAACGGCAATATTAGATGCGGCCGCGCTTGGTTTTCTTGGTTTGGGTGCGCAACCACCAATTCCGGAATGGGGTACGATGCTGGCTGATTCTCGGGAGTTTATAACCAGTGCTTGGTGGATCGTTACTTTCCCAGGACTTGCCATTCTTGTCACTGTTCTGGCCATAAACCTTATGGGCGACGGTTTGCGTGATGCGCTGGATCCGCGACTTAAGCGCAGCTAA
- a CDS encoding ABC transporter permease subunit, which yields MFQFFLKRLAMLVPTFIGVTMIAFGLIRLIPGDPIELLSGERGIDPARHAELMKQFGFDRPLYQQYIDFFVGVLQGDLGNSIVTKKPVVAEFLTLFPATLELSLCAIIFAVVIGLPIGVIAAVRRGTAFDHTTMGFALTGYSMPIFWWGILLIMLFSTQLGVTPVSGRSDLIRFYYENPTGIMLIDAALSGQKGAFADALHHLVLPTVVLGTIPLAVIARQTRSAMLNVLGEDYVRTARAKGLSPYRIIGLHALRNALITVVTVIGLQVGVLLAGAILTETIFAWPGIGKWMVDSISRRDYPSVQGGLLMIASLVMVVNLIVDLLYGLINPRIRHAR from the coding sequence ATGTTTCAATTTTTTCTCAAGCGCCTAGCCATGCTGGTGCCGACATTTATCGGCGTAACCATGATTGCATTCGGGCTAATTCGGTTAATTCCCGGGGACCCAATAGAACTTCTATCCGGAGAGCGTGGAATAGACCCCGCGCGGCACGCCGAATTAATGAAGCAATTTGGGTTCGACCGACCGCTCTATCAGCAGTACATAGATTTCTTCGTTGGTGTCCTACAAGGCGATCTTGGAAACTCAATCGTGACTAAGAAGCCGGTAGTTGCAGAGTTCCTTACGCTTTTCCCGGCAACGCTGGAGCTATCACTATGCGCTATCATTTTTGCCGTGGTGATAGGTCTTCCGATTGGTGTGATTGCCGCCGTGCGGCGTGGAACTGCATTCGACCACACGACTATGGGTTTTGCCCTGACAGGCTATTCGATGCCCATCTTCTGGTGGGGAATTCTACTAATCATGCTGTTTTCCACACAGCTCGGTGTAACCCCGGTTTCCGGGCGATCCGATCTAATTCGGTTCTACTATGAAAACCCCACTGGCATTATGTTAATCGACGCGGCGCTTTCCGGACAGAAAGGCGCTTTTGCCGACGCCCTGCATCATCTTGTCCTTCCAACTGTGGTGTTAGGCACCATCCCCTTGGCCGTGATCGCACGCCAAACTCGCTCAGCGATGCTCAATGTGCTTGGAGAAGACTATGTGCGAACTGCGCGAGCCAAGGGTTTGTCGCCTTATCGGATTATAGGCCTTCACGCGCTGCGCAACGCTTTGATTACCGTAGTGACGGTAATTGGACTGCAGGTTGGCGTTTTACTGGCTGGTGCAATCCTCACCGAGACGATTTTTGCATGGCCGGGAATTGGGAAGTGGATGGTCGATTCGATTAGTCGACGCGACTACCCTTCGGTGCAGGGCGGACTTCTGATGATCGCCAGTTTGGTCATGGTGGTCAACTTGATCGTGGATCTCCTATACGGGTTGATCAATCCACGTATCCGGCATGCGAGGTGA
- a CDS encoding ABC transporter substrate-binding protein → MKRAILAASIGILASLALANGSEAKTLVYCSEGSPEGFNPSLYTAGTTFDASSRQIYNRLVEFERGTTKIIPALAESWDVSDDGTTYTFHLRKGVKFQTTSAFTPTRDFNADDVVFSFERQRDPNHPYHQVSGGQYEYFQSMDMPNLIKEVKKVDDHTVQFILNQPEAPFIANLGMDFASIMSAEYADQMSKAGTPDQVDLNPVGTGPFQLVAYQKDAVIRYKANPDYWAGKAAIDDLIFAITPDASVRWQKLQAGECHVMPYPNPADLDAMSKNADINLLQQEGLNVGYLAFNTEKAPYTDKRVRQALNMAVNKQAIIDVVFQGAGKAAKNPIPPTIWSYNDAVQDYPYDPAKAKALLAEAGVTSLKTNIWAMPVQRPYNPNARRMAELVQADWAKVGVEAEIVSFEWGEYLKRSKLGEHETVLLGWTGDNGDPDNFLYVLLGCEAAKDSANRARWCHKPFDDLLVAAKRTADVAERTRLYEEAQVIFKDEAPWITVAHSVVFKPVRKEVKNFKIDPFGGHVFYGVDIAE, encoded by the coding sequence TTGAAACGCGCAATTCTTGCAGCTTCGATTGGTATATTGGCTAGCTTGGCGTTGGCCAACGGTTCTGAAGCTAAGACCCTCGTTTACTGTTCTGAAGGCAGTCCTGAGGGTTTCAATCCGTCGCTTTACACTGCGGGAACGACCTTTGATGCATCCTCTCGCCAGATCTATAATCGACTGGTCGAGTTCGAACGCGGAACGACAAAGATCATTCCGGCTCTTGCTGAGTCGTGGGATGTCTCGGATGATGGCACAACCTATACGTTCCATCTTCGCAAAGGCGTGAAATTCCAAACTACATCCGCCTTCACCCCGACTCGCGATTTCAATGCGGATGACGTTGTGTTCAGTTTTGAGCGCCAACGCGATCCCAATCACCCTTACCATCAGGTCTCCGGCGGGCAGTATGAGTACTTCCAATCAATGGACATGCCGAACCTGATCAAGGAAGTGAAGAAGGTTGATGATCATACCGTTCAATTCATCTTGAACCAGCCTGAAGCACCCTTCATCGCAAACCTTGGAATGGACTTTGCATCGATCATGTCGGCGGAATACGCCGACCAGATGTCAAAAGCAGGCACACCAGACCAGGTGGACTTAAACCCAGTAGGAACAGGTCCTTTCCAACTTGTGGCCTATCAGAAGGACGCGGTCATCCGATACAAGGCCAACCCAGATTACTGGGCTGGCAAGGCCGCCATTGATGACCTGATCTTCGCGATTACCCCGGATGCCTCTGTCCGCTGGCAGAAACTGCAGGCCGGTGAATGCCACGTGATGCCCTATCCAAACCCGGCCGATTTGGACGCAATGTCCAAGAATGCAGATATCAATCTGTTGCAGCAGGAAGGTTTGAACGTCGGATACCTAGCTTTCAATACGGAGAAAGCACCCTATACCGACAAGCGGGTTCGTCAGGCGCTGAACATGGCGGTCAACAAGCAAGCAATCATTGACGTAGTTTTCCAGGGTGCCGGCAAGGCAGCCAAGAACCCGATCCCGCCGACGATCTGGTCGTACAATGATGCCGTGCAGGATTATCCATATGATCCGGCCAAGGCTAAGGCGCTTCTTGCGGAGGCTGGTGTCACCAGTTTGAAAACCAACATCTGGGCCATGCCGGTTCAGCGCCCCTATAATCCAAACGCTCGGCGTATGGCAGAGTTGGTCCAGGCTGACTGGGCAAAAGTTGGCGTAGAGGCTGAAATTGTCTCCTTTGAGTGGGGCGAGTATCTCAAGCGTTCCAAGCTTGGCGAGCATGAGACCGTGCTTTTGGGTTGGACGGGTGACAATGGTGACCCGGATAACTTCCTCTATGTCTTGCTTGGCTGCGAAGCTGCGAAAGACAGCGCCAACCGCGCACGTTGGTGCCACAAGCCTTTCGATGATCTGCTTGTCGCAGCAAAACGGACTGCAGATGTGGCCGAGCGTACGCGTCTCTACGAAGAAGCTCAGGTTATATTTAAGGACGAGGCACCTTGGATTACGGTGGCTCACTCGGTCGTCTTTAAGCCGGTCCGCAAAGAGGTCAAGAATTTCAAAATTGACCCCTTCGGCGGCCATGTTTTCTACGGCGTGGACATCGCGGAGTAA
- a CDS encoding ABC transporter permease: MAEREFEQKAALGDLIEGALRWRSWITLAYYDFVSGFRRTVVGPFWQPLHMAAWITGLWLIFGGNRGNASLEYIAIGVVFWSLFQSFMTSGTVVFEQNRVLILSIPNPLSLHLYRRLAFQTIKWATNLPILMVLLIVLGTPIGSETFYFAPGILLVMVNGLWTALLFAIIASRFRDFQFAVDAATRLLFFLTPVFWSVGNDPTRSLIARYNPFTYFLEIVREPLLGNSPSLLAWQIVFAFTVCGLLLSVLVYGRTRRFIVFWI, translated from the coding sequence TTGGCTGAACGTGAATTTGAGCAGAAAGCGGCTTTAGGCGATTTGATAGAGGGCGCGCTCCGCTGGCGCAGCTGGATAACTCTTGCCTATTATGATTTTGTTTCAGGGTTCCGGCGAACCGTCGTAGGGCCTTTTTGGCAGCCCCTTCACATGGCTGCGTGGATCACCGGACTTTGGCTTATCTTTGGCGGAAACCGTGGCAACGCCAGCTTGGAATACATCGCCATTGGCGTTGTGTTTTGGTCTCTCTTCCAGTCTTTCATGACTAGCGGCACAGTCGTATTCGAACAAAATCGGGTTCTTATCCTCAGTATACCGAACCCTTTGAGTTTGCATCTTTATCGTCGACTCGCATTCCAAACCATAAAATGGGCTACCAATCTCCCTATCCTAATGGTTCTGTTGATTGTTCTCGGAACACCGATCGGGAGTGAAACGTTTTACTTCGCCCCTGGCATCCTGCTGGTAATGGTCAATGGGCTATGGACTGCTTTGCTGTTCGCCATCATTGCCTCCCGGTTCAGGGATTTTCAGTTTGCTGTTGATGCCGCTACACGCCTTTTGTTCTTTCTTACTCCGGTATTCTGGTCTGTCGGCAATGACCCAACACGCTCCCTAATAGCCCGTTACAATCCCTTTACCTATTTCTTAGAGATTGTACGGGAACCACTCCTGGGGAATTCTCCATCTCTTCTAGCTTGGCAGATTGTTTTTGCCTTTACCGTGTGCGGATTGCTGCTTTCTGTGCTGGTCTATGGGCGAACCAGGCGTTTCATTGTGTTTTGGATTTAG
- a CDS encoding ABC transporter ATP-binding protein, translating to MKPSKPAIRATAVCLDLPLLGDKVQETERGGSRSVGGRLTRLIGSRGQVRALDSISFELNHGDRVGIIGRNGAGKSTLLRLIAGIYQPSAGTLAVEGRLSTLFTNRIGLNERATGRENIRLAGHLLGMSSAQIETLLPEIAAFSELEDFIDLPLRTYSSGMSVRLGFAIATALDPDILLIDEVFGAGDRSFQNKAQERVRRLIEDAGTLVLASHSSALLRRFCNSIIWLDHGELKAFGPTDAVLAEYELSVASKQTNA from the coding sequence GTGAAGCCTAGTAAACCAGCAATCAGAGCAACAGCGGTATGTCTTGATCTTCCGTTGTTAGGTGACAAGGTTCAAGAAACCGAACGGGGAGGGTCGAGATCTGTCGGAGGGCGACTAACACGCTTAATTGGCTCGCGCGGTCAAGTGCGCGCTCTTGATAGCATTAGCTTTGAACTTAATCATGGCGATAGAGTCGGGATCATCGGTCGCAATGGCGCGGGTAAATCGACGCTCCTACGCCTTATAGCAGGCATTTACCAACCCAGTGCCGGTACGTTAGCCGTGGAGGGTCGATTATCTACGTTGTTTACAAACCGGATTGGGCTCAACGAGCGCGCAACCGGACGAGAGAATATCAGGCTAGCCGGACATTTACTTGGCATGTCGAGCGCGCAAATCGAAACGCTGCTTCCTGAGATAGCCGCTTTTTCCGAGTTGGAAGATTTTATCGATCTCCCTTTGAGGACTTATTCATCTGGGATGTCCGTTCGTCTGGGATTCGCCATCGCAACGGCATTGGATCCCGATATTCTACTTATCGACGAGGTCTTTGGGGCAGGCGATCGCTCATTTCAAAACAAGGCACAAGAACGGGTTAGGCGTTTGATAGAAGACGCTGGGACTTTGGTACTTGCATCACATAGTTCTGCTTTGCTGCGCCGCTTCTGCAACTCGATTATTTGGCTGGATCACGGGGAACTGAAAGCGTTTGGTCCGACCGATGCCGTATTGGCAGAATATGAGCTAAGCGTCGCGTCCAAACAGACGAACGCATGA
- a CDS encoding alpha/beta hydrolase: MIFLLHGAYYGPEIWGEFPKLLSRRVGQPVEAVDLRPTIGSFEERVQRLGHTVSKSEGQGAVIVAHSLGGIFAAEVLARWPNLIDKAVYVAAYLPQSGQSVADLARLDSESKVPTVRSSTSIPGFATIDAKGAAYILFHDLPQDLANKLASQAQPQPTADFKQVSPQGPSTPIASSYVVCTKDRAIGPTLQRKMAQTANCDPILQIDAGHMPMVAAPEKLTKTISQIL; the protein is encoded by the coding sequence ATGATTTTCTTGCTCCATGGCGCATATTACGGCCCAGAGATCTGGGGCGAATTCCCTAAATTGCTTTCCCGGCGAGTCGGCCAACCGGTGGAAGCCGTCGACCTAAGGCCAACCATTGGTTCATTTGAAGAGAGAGTTCAACGGCTTGGACATACTGTCAGCAAATCTGAAGGGCAGGGGGCAGTTATTGTCGCTCACAGTTTGGGTGGTATTTTCGCAGCAGAGGTACTAGCCCGCTGGCCAAACCTCATAGACAAAGCAGTTTACGTCGCCGCCTACCTACCCCAATCAGGACAATCGGTTGCCGATCTCGCTCGTCTAGATAGTGAATCAAAAGTTCCTACAGTTCGCAGTTCCACGTCGATACCGGGTTTTGCCACTATCGACGCCAAAGGTGCAGCCTACATACTTTTCCACGATCTACCCCAAGATCTTGCCAACAAACTAGCCTCTCAGGCGCAGCCTCAGCCAACGGCCGATTTCAAACAGGTTTCTCCGCAAGGGCCGTCCACACCGATCGCTTCGTCTTATGTTGTATGCACCAAGGACCGCGCTATTGGACCTACCCTACAACGAAAAATGGCGCAGACTGCAAACTGCGACCCAATTCTTCAGATCGATGCCGGACATATGCCAATGGTTGCGGCACCAGAAAAACTGACAAAAACCATTTCTCAGATTTTATGA
- a CDS encoding CHASE2 domain-containing protein, with product MLLFIVMVARLIDPLPLETLRLKTFDFYARMFPRAQSAQPIAIVDLDEESLARHGQWPWPRTLVSDLLLGLRDSGAVAVAFDIVFAEPDRLSPGLYASTFPRIDPGLRSALQELPSNDSILAETMKKFPTVLGQSGYYRELIRPDSTPLKTIPIAFLGDDPTRFLIEFPDVVRNIATLESAAAGIGMFTLLPEQDGIVRRVPALMRYGDVLMPSLSVELLRVVTGGAPLVVRTDSAGINSLSIAKLRIPTDGNGRIWVHYAKHDPSLYISAKNVLDRTVPTKKLAGKLILIGTSATGLFDIKATPLDSAMPGVEVHAQLLQTMLTGDFLVRPNYALGAELFLTAMLSIIMIVLVPIIGAKMAFGLGAGLAITTFATSVYLYAQEGLLLSPSYPLLSSLMIYSVLVFHNYISEETERRYVRSAFGQYLSPDLVEQLAQDPQKLILGGQVREMTVFFSDVRGFTTISESYKADPAGLTRLMNRILTPITHDILSQRGTIDKYIGDAVMAFWNAPIDDAEHAENACRAALSALESVEKLNLEREQEAAVFSQPFLPLRIGIGINSGNCLVGNLGSDMRFDYSVMGDTVNVASRLEGLTKLYGVAVVIGARTRTLCAADLAFMEIDFIKVKGKTEPERIYALLGAESLARDQMFQDLAKATEGFLVAFRNRQWDEAEALLTRAKSLSSPHELASFFELYAGRISELRQSPPPEDWDGSIVSLEK from the coding sequence GTGCTTTTGTTCATCGTCATGGTTGCGCGCCTAATCGATCCATTGCCGCTGGAAACCCTAAGGCTCAAAACCTTTGATTTCTATGCTCGTATGTTTCCACGGGCCCAGTCGGCCCAGCCAATAGCGATCGTCGATTTAGACGAGGAATCCTTGGCGCGCCATGGGCAATGGCCATGGCCTCGAACGCTCGTCTCTGATTTGCTGCTGGGATTACGCGATTCTGGTGCCGTCGCGGTCGCGTTCGATATTGTGTTTGCAGAACCAGACCGTCTTTCCCCGGGACTTTATGCAAGCACCTTCCCGCGGATTGATCCCGGATTGCGGTCAGCTCTTCAGGAGCTGCCAAGCAACGATAGTATCCTCGCCGAAACTATGAAGAAATTCCCTACGGTTTTGGGCCAATCCGGATATTACCGAGAATTGATTCGCCCTGATTCCACGCCACTTAAGACCATTCCCATTGCTTTTCTAGGTGACGACCCGACACGGTTCCTCATCGAGTTTCCAGACGTCGTCAGGAACATTGCAACGCTGGAATCAGCAGCAGCAGGAATTGGAATGTTCACGCTACTCCCAGAGCAGGACGGCATTGTGCGCCGTGTCCCGGCACTCATGCGATACGGCGATGTGTTGATGCCATCACTCTCCGTAGAGTTACTGCGCGTTGTAACCGGTGGGGCTCCGCTTGTGGTTCGCACCGACAGCGCGGGTATCAATTCCTTGAGCATTGCCAAGTTGCGCATTCCAACCGACGGTAACGGTCGCATCTGGGTTCACTATGCCAAGCACGACCCGAGCCTCTATATATCTGCAAAAAACGTACTCGATAGAACGGTTCCGACGAAGAAGCTGGCGGGAAAATTAATCTTGATCGGCACATCCGCCACTGGCCTTTTTGATATCAAGGCGACGCCGCTCGATAGTGCGATGCCAGGGGTCGAAGTGCATGCGCAGCTGCTCCAAACGATGCTGACAGGAGACTTCCTCGTTAGGCCAAACTACGCGTTAGGCGCCGAGCTTTTTTTAACCGCGATGCTCAGCATTATAATGATAGTGCTGGTACCAATTATCGGCGCCAAAATGGCCTTTGGTCTTGGCGCAGGACTTGCCATTACAACTTTCGCAACCTCTGTTTATCTCTATGCACAGGAGGGGCTTCTACTTTCACCCTCATATCCCCTTCTCAGCAGTTTGATGATTTATAGCGTTCTGGTGTTTCACAATTACATCAGCGAGGAAACCGAAAGGCGTTATGTTCGGTCCGCATTTGGTCAGTACCTTTCACCAGACCTTGTAGAGCAACTCGCCCAAGACCCCCAAAAGCTTATTCTTGGTGGTCAGGTTAGAGAGATGACCGTGTTCTTTAGCGATGTACGCGGGTTCACGACTATATCTGAAAGTTACAAGGCAGACCCTGCCGGCCTAACGCGTCTGATGAACAGAATTCTGACGCCGATCACCCATGATATCCTTAGTCAACGCGGCACAATTGATAAGTATATTGGTGATGCGGTGATGGCTTTCTGGAATGCACCTATTGATGATGCGGAACATGCTGAAAATGCTTGTCGCGCCGCTTTGTCAGCACTTGAGAGTGTCGAGAAACTCAACCTGGAACGAGAGCAAGAAGCAGCAGTGTTCAGCCAACCGTTTCTTCCACTGCGCATAGGAATCGGAATTAACAGTGGCAACTGCCTCGTTGGGAATCTGGGATCAGACATGCGATTTGATTACTCGGTGATGGGCGATACCGTGAATGTCGCGTCTCGCCTAGAAGGTCTGACAAAGCTTTATGGTGTCGCCGTAGTAATCGGAGCGAGGACTCGAACACTCTGTGCGGCAGATCTTGCGTTCATGGAAATTGATTTCATAAAGGTGAAAGGCAAAACAGAGCCTGAACGAATATATGCGCTGCTTGGCGCCGAATCCCTCGCACGAGACCAAATGTTCCAAGACCTGGCCAAAGCTACGGAAGGATTTCTTGTCGCCTTCAGAAACCGACAATGGGATGAGGCCGAGGCCTTGTTAACGCGTGCAAAGTCTTTGTCATCGCCGCATGAGCTCGCCAGCTTTTTCGAACTTTATGCCGGACGAATTTCGGAACTGCGGCAGTCGCCACCACCAGAGGATTGGGATGGCTCAATCGTGTCTCTTGAGAAGTGA
- a CDS encoding VCBS domain-containing protein, protein YTVSNAAVQFLDAGETITLSFDVTGSDGETSDNGTITITINGAADTPAFTDAPDVEGTVDENNLVADDVHGGGCDPAEGPIVTSGSFSVQDLDGDALFISFVSFVASDQSIGSDSFGAGDTVTISAVSGTFTITGTSTVENDDGSLTTTFFWQYELENPAFDVPGVDEIEQFNVIVSDGTNDVTLTTVATIVLTDSLPVGAVGNETVNNEITTVSGDLGICFGADDLLADPFDAAVTAVNPTSIPAGFTATLIDTSGGAFTYSITSDDPSDQAEFVLVVNADGSYEFSIVSPLEGTTIEQTLVGLTPGGPIPSLVLNLGTSGLQATFSNFEDKGGINSSGQGMGVGNNLVNTGELLDISFDNPDTPGAEPIFQILFDIQKLSVGEVVTWSVTLATGEVITGTYTAANVVDNPATPENEAITWGENSTVADFDLLLAAFLQGTLLSSDIPQGGLTSPEYQQLLYDMIGTTGFDEISLGAGTSTDYRLLSMEIRETFSAEDTAFSFDVVASDNDGDSVTSPLTFVINADGDPVATILGQAVDDPLTLDIDESANTLVGSELGDIILGLAGDDILYGRGGADQIFGGNGADVIIGGPGDDQIYTGENITPILNDLSNDTIVIGPGDGLDTIYGFDISGSSSTPGTGDILDLGELFSGGDEILSLLFGDLTGDSIDDVEVSVNGTPVAVLDGATLFDGAGAADLVALQIDSTEIENSIVTSTLV, encoded by the coding sequence CCTACACGGTGTCCAACGCGGCGGTGCAGTTCCTGGATGCGGGTGAGACCATCACCCTGTCGTTCGACGTGACGGGCAGCGACGGCGAGACCAGTGACAACGGTACCATCACCATCACCATCAATGGTGCCGCCGATACACCAGCATTTACAGATGCGCCAGATGTGGAAGGAACCGTCGACGAGAACAATCTGGTAGCGGATGATGTTCACGGAGGCGGCTGTGACCCAGCAGAAGGGCCTATTGTTACCTCTGGCAGTTTCTCGGTCCAGGATCTGGATGGCGATGCCTTGTTTATCTCTTTTGTGAGTTTTGTCGCATCCGACCAGAGTATTGGCAGCGATAGTTTTGGTGCAGGTGACACGGTAACCATCTCTGCTGTTTCCGGTACCTTCACAATTACAGGTACTAGCACTGTCGAAAATGACGACGGTTCTTTGACGACAACTTTCTTCTGGCAATATGAACTTGAGAATCCGGCGTTCGATGTGCCCGGTGTTGATGAGATAGAGCAGTTTAATGTGATTGTCTCGGATGGGACAAATGATGTCACCTTAACTACCGTCGCAACGATTGTACTCACAGATTCGCTTCCCGTTGGAGCGGTAGGTAATGAGACAGTCAATAATGAAATAACGACGGTATCCGGTGACCTAGGCATTTGCTTCGGTGCGGATGATCTATTAGCCGATCCATTTGATGCAGCAGTAACGGCCGTGAACCCGACCAGTATCCCGGCGGGATTCACCGCCACCTTAATCGATACCAGCGGGGGAGCCTTTACATACAGCATCACCTCGGATGATCCGAGTGATCAAGCTGAGTTCGTCTTGGTAGTCAATGCAGACGGCTCCTATGAGTTCTCGATTGTCAGTCCATTAGAGGGAACGACGATCGAACAAACGTTGGTGGGCTTGACGCCAGGTGGCCCAATTCCTTCCTTAGTGCTAAATCTGGGAACGAGTGGTTTGCAAGCCACCTTCAGCAATTTTGAGGACAAAGGCGGCATAAATTCCTCTGGCCAAGGCATGGGGGTTGGAAACAATCTAGTCAATACCGGCGAACTCCTTGATATCAGCTTTGATAATCCCGATACGCCGGGCGCTGAGCCGATCTTCCAGATTCTTTTTGATATTCAAAAACTTTCAGTTGGCGAGGTCGTCACTTGGTCGGTGACACTGGCCACAGGTGAAGTAATAACCGGTACTTATACTGCAGCTAATGTCGTGGACAATCCGGCAACACCGGAGAATGAAGCCATTACTTGGGGTGAAAACTCGACCGTTGCCGATTTCGATCTGCTTCTTGCTGCTTTTCTCCAGGGTACTTTGCTATCCAGTGATATCCCGCAAGGCGGCCTGACGAGCCCCGAGTATCAGCAATTACTTTACGACATGATCGGGACTACCGGATTCGACGAGATTTCCCTCGGGGCCGGTACGAGTACGGACTATCGATTGCTCTCGATGGAGATCAGAGAGACATTCAGCGCCGAGGACACCGCGTTCTCTTTTGATGTCGTGGCTAGTGACAATGATGGCGACAGTGTGACCTCTCCCCTCACCTTTGTTATAAATGCAGACGGCGATCCGGTTGCCACTATTCTGGGGCAAGCAGTCGACGATCCTCTGACTTTGGACATTGATGAAAGCGCAAATACGTTAGTCGGTAGTGAATTGGGCGATATCATCTTAGGACTCGCGGGTGATGATATTCTTTATGGTCGAGGCGGTGCGGACCAAATTTTTGGTGGTAATGGCGCAGACGTGATCATTGGAGGCCCTGGCGATGATCAAATTTATACCGGTGAAAATATCACGCCTATTCTGAACGATCTTAGCAACGATACGATCGTAATTGGCCCTGGAGACGGCCTAGATACAATTTATGGGTTTGATATCAGTGGTAGCAGTTCAACACCTGGAACAGGTGATATTCTGGATTTGGGTGAATTGTTTAGCGGTGGGGACGAAATTTTAAGTCTGCTGTTTGGTGACCTTACGGGCGACAGCATTGATGATGTTGAGGTTTCTGTAAATGGAACCCCGGTCGCTGTTCTTGACGGCGCTACATTATTTGACGGCGCGGGCGCGGCTGATTTAGTTGCGTTGCAAATCGACTCAACTGAAATCGAGAATTCCATTGTGACCAGCACGCTGGTTTAG